The sequence below is a genomic window from Gemmatimonadota bacterium.
GCGACGGCGGAATGCGAATCGTGGATGTATCGGGTGAACTGATGGGCAATCTTCAGGAACAGGGCCGGGAGATCGCCGTGGTGAAGCCCTACGATCCCGAAGGGTTCACCGCCAACGCCCCGTACACGATGAACGCCATGCCGTACGAGGGACAGGTGCTCTTCACCGACTTCAACAGCGGGCTCTGGACCATCGCGCTGAAACCGAAAGAGCGTCCCGTCCCCTAGCGCTTGGGTCGTTTCTTTTTGATGGCCCGCTTGACCTTGGCGGTCAGAAGATCGGGGCCTTTTCGGGATCGGGGGCGCGCGGCGGACTTCCCGGCGGGCCTCTTGGTCGTCGGGGCGGCCTTGGCCGGAGCCGCGGTCTGGGCCTTGGCCTTGGCCTTCGCTTTGGTCTTGGCCCGGGCCTTCGGCTTGCCCGTGGCACTGGCCCCCCCCCGCGCGGCGATCAAGTCCACGGCTTCCGCCAACGTGACGGTGGCGGGATCCTGGCCCTTCGGAATCGAGGCGCTCACCTCACCATGCTTCACGTACGGCCCGTACTTCCCTTCGAACAGCGCGATCGGTTGTCCGTCACCCGGGTGGGCCCCAATGTCCCGGAGCGGCGTGGCCCCCCGCCGACCCCGGCCCATCTTCGGTTGGGCCAGCAGCGCCAGAGCCCGTTCCAAGTTCACCGTGAGGACGTGGTCCTCCCCCTTCAAAGACCGGTAGTCCTTTCCGTCCTTGCCTTGGTCGTGGACGATGTAGGGCCCGAACCGGCCTTGGCCGGCCATGACCTTGGCCCCGCTGTCCGGGTGGACGCCGAGCACCCGGGGAAGGGCCAGGAGGCCGACGGCCATATCGAGGGTCACCATCTCGGGGGTCACGCCCTTGGGGAGCGACGACCGCTTGGGCTTCGGATTGTCGTCGGTCACGACCCCGAGTTGGACATAGGGCCCGTACATGCCGTTCAGCATCAGAATCGGCTCGGCGGTGTCGGGATGGGCCCCGACGATGTCGGGACCGGCGGCCTTCTGCCGGAGCACTTCATCGATCCGCTCGCGGGAGAGATCGGCCGGCGCCGCATCTTTGGGCACCGAGGCCTTGAGGACCTCGCCGTCTTCGGTGACCACTTCGACATAGGGGCCGAAGCGACCGAGCCGGATACTGGCCCCTTCGAGGCCTCCGAGCTCAACCGTGCGGGCCGCGGCCGGGTCGATCTTCTTTTCCCGGGCCTCGACTTGGCTTCGAAGGCCGTTCTTCCCGAGGTAGAACTTCTTGAGGTACGGGAGCCACTCCGTGGTGCCCTCGGAGATCTCGTCGAGGGCCCGTTCCATGCCGGCGGTAAACTTGACGTCGATGAGCGTCGGGAAATGGTGCTCCAGCAGTGCGGTGACCCCGAAGGCCGTCAGGGTTGGCACCAGGGCCTGGCCCTGTTTCTGGACATAACCCCGGTCGATGATCGTATCGATGATCGAGGCATAGGTGCTGGGGCGGCCGACTCCATCGGCCTCCAGTTCCTTGACCAAACTGGCTTCGGTATAGCGGGCCGGAGGCTGGGTCTGGTGGGAGAGCGCCGCGAGGTCGAGACATCGCGGGGTGTCGCCGACCGCGAGGTCCGGCAGGACCACTTCTTGATCCTCGAGGGCCGCGTCGGGATCATCCGAACCCTCGACGTAGGCGCGGAGAAATCCCGGAAAATCGATTCGCTTGCCCGCGGCTCGAAAGGTGGCGTTGTCCACGTCGAACGTGACCGTGAGGCTGGTGAGCTTCGCATCGAGCATCTGCGATGCGACCGTCCGCTTCCAGATCAGGTCATAAAGGGCGAACTCGCGACCCGACAAACCCGTCTCTTCGGGCGTTTTGAAGTGCGAGCCCGCGGGGCGGATGGCCTCGTGGGCCTCTTGGGCCGAACTGCTCGTGGCGTAGCTTCGCGGACGGTCCGGCAAATACTTGTCACCGTAGAGCCGTTCGACACATTCCCGGGCCGCCGTCAGGGCCTGCTTCGAGAGG
It includes:
- the topA gene encoding type I DNA topoisomerase yields the protein MSTLVIVESPTKARTIREFLPRGYTVIASMGHVRDLPDRAADIPAKYKGEAWSRLGVNVDNDFEPLYIVPADKRHVVKGLKEALADADELILATDEDREGESISWHLTQVLKPKVKISRMVFHEITKEAILEALAHTRKVDDKLVRAQETRRILDRLFGYTLSPLLWKKIAYGLSAGRVQSAAVRLLVIRERERRAFVPAVYWDLKATLEHQRQAFDAQLVALGGKRLATGKDFDERTGQLTAGKDVVLLGGQAAEALVERLRQEPWTVATAEEKPFTRRPAPPFITSTLQQEANRKLRLTARDAMRVAQKLYEEGFITYMRTDSVHLSKQALTAARECVERLYGDKYLPDRPRSYATSSSAQEAHEAIRPAGSHFKTPEETGLSGREFALYDLIWKRTVASQMLDAKLTSLTVTFDVDNATFRAAGKRIDFPGFLRAYVEGSDDPDAALEDQEVVLPDLAVGDTPRCLDLAALSHQTQPPARYTEASLVKELEADGVGRPSTYASIIDTIIDRGYVQKQGQALVPTLTAFGVTALLEHHFPTLIDVKFTAGMERALDEISEGTTEWLPYLKKFYLGKNGLRSQVEAREKKIDPAAARTVELGGLEGASIRLGRFGPYVEVVTEDGEVLKASVPKDAAPADLSRERIDEVLRQKAAGPDIVGAHPDTAEPILMLNGMYGPYVQLGVVTDDNPKPKRSSLPKGVTPEMVTLDMAVGLLALPRVLGVHPDSGAKVMAGQGRFGPYIVHDQGKDGKDYRSLKGEDHVLTVNLERALALLAQPKMGRGRRGATPLRDIGAHPGDGQPIALFEGKYGPYVKHGEVSASIPKGQDPATVTLAEAVDLIAARGGASATGKPKARAKTKAKAKAKAQTAAPAKAAPTTKRPAGKSAARPRSRKGPDLLTAKVKRAIKKKRPKR